A region of Cyanobium sp. ATX 6F1 DNA encodes the following proteins:
- a CDS encoding sugar phosphate isomerase/epimerase family protein has product MTVTESGQGGQSDAGGRGLQELVGSTDAAAFLADVPLEAALDGAPEPECPAFPPLLLQSLWGFGGSLAEAIERSRNDGFDGLELNLRHSALEGLKAQAVRSALEKAERALILELVTGGDYVPDLGRTADQHLEELDGLLAEALVLQPLKVNVITGSDSWGWVEQQRFWGRALGLVERYGLSVSFETHRSRCLASPWGIARTLEAFPALRLTADLSHWCVLAERLMTPELAPVQAMAGRVDHIHARVGWAQGPQVSHPFAPEHHEALEAHGACWALFAERHRGQGRGALTVTPEFGPEGYLPTLPFTNQPVADLGEINRAMAGWVRERLG; this is encoded by the coding sequence ATGACCGTTACCGAGTCGGGCCAAGGGGGCCAGAGCGATGCAGGCGGACGGGGTCTCCAGGAACTGGTGGGTAGCACCGATGCAGCCGCTTTCCTCGCTGATGTCCCGCTTGAGGCCGCCCTGGACGGCGCCCCAGAACCGGAGTGTCCCGCATTTCCGCCGCTGCTGCTGCAGAGCCTCTGGGGCTTTGGGGGTTCGCTGGCCGAGGCGATCGAGCGCTCCCGCAACGATGGCTTCGATGGGCTGGAGCTGAACCTGCGCCACAGCGCCCTGGAGGGCCTCAAGGCCCAGGCGGTGCGATCGGCCCTGGAGAAGGCGGAGCGAGCGCTGATCCTGGAGCTGGTGACGGGCGGCGACTACGTGCCCGATCTGGGCCGCACGGCCGATCAGCACTTAGAGGAGCTCGATGGCCTGCTGGCCGAGGCGCTGGTCTTGCAGCCTTTGAAGGTGAATGTGATCACCGGCAGCGACAGCTGGGGCTGGGTGGAGCAGCAGCGCTTCTGGGGCCGAGCCCTGGGGCTGGTGGAGCGATACGGGCTGAGCGTGAGCTTCGAGACCCACCGCTCCCGCTGCCTGGCGAGCCCCTGGGGCATCGCCCGCACCCTGGAGGCGTTCCCGGCCCTGCGGCTCACGGCCGATCTGAGCCACTGGTGCGTGCTGGCTGAGCGGCTGATGACGCCGGAACTGGCACCGGTCCAGGCCATGGCCGGCCGCGTTGATCACATCCATGCGCGGGTGGGCTGGGCCCAGGGGCCCCAGGTGTCTCACCCGTTTGCGCCCGAGCACCACGAAGCCCTGGAGGCCCACGGCGCGTGCTGGGCGTTGTTCGCCGAACGCCACCGCGGCCAGGGCCGCGGGGCGCTGACGGTGACACCCGAGTTCGGCCCCGAGGGCTACCTGCCGACCTTGCCGTTCACCAATCAGCCGGTGGCGGATCTCGGCGAGATCAACAGGGCGATGGCGGGGTGGGTGCGGGAGCGGTTGGGGTGA
- a CDS encoding ABC transporter permease, with product MIGILAVLLAWQLVAASGLVDKLFLPSPEGVWRAGSEQYARGILIKDLLASVGRVGAGFALSAAVSLPIGIAMGCSRVICQLLEPLMGLIRYMPAPAFIPLLIIYFGLGEELKVLLIFIGTVFFNTLMIMDSVKFVPSELRETALTLGGHGFQIVTKVVAPFIAPQVIDTYRINMASAWNLVIVAELVAANEGLGKRISLAQRFLKTDEIFLGLIVIGLIGLAIDLSFRLLMRRTCPWAN from the coding sequence GTGATCGGCATCCTCGCCGTGCTGCTGGCCTGGCAACTTGTCGCCGCCAGCGGCCTTGTCGACAAACTCTTTCTGCCCAGCCCCGAGGGTGTCTGGAGGGCAGGCAGTGAGCAGTACGCCCGCGGCATCCTGATCAAGGATCTGCTGGCCAGCGTGGGCCGGGTGGGGGCGGGTTTCGCCCTCTCGGCGGCGGTGTCGCTGCCGATCGGCATCGCCATGGGCTGCAGTCGGGTGATCTGCCAGCTGCTGGAGCCGCTGATGGGCCTGATCCGCTATATGCCGGCACCCGCCTTCATCCCGCTGCTGATTATTTATTTCGGCCTGGGCGAAGAACTCAAGGTGCTGCTGATCTTCATCGGCACGGTGTTCTTCAACACCTTGATGATCATGGATTCGGTCAAGTTCGTGCCCTCCGAACTCCGCGAAACGGCGCTCACGCTTGGGGGCCACGGCTTTCAGATCGTCACGAAGGTGGTGGCGCCGTTCATCGCCCCCCAAGTGATCGACACCTACCGCATCAACATGGCCTCGGCCTGGAACCTGGTGATCGTGGCCGAGCTGGTGGCCGCGAACGAGGGCCTCGGCAAACGCATCTCCCTCGCCCAGCGCTTCCTAAAAACCGATGAGATCTTCCTGGGCCTGATCGTGATCGGCCTGATCGGTCTGGCGATTGATCTGAGCTTCCGGCTGCTGATGCGCCGGACTTGCCCCTGGGCCAACTGA
- a CDS encoding SRPBCC family protein, with protein sequence MQITIEVNVSAPIEEVWSAWTSPADIQQWNAASEEWHCPSAEIDLNPGGKFSYRMEAKDGSMGIDLEGTFTKIVLNELIEFALEDQRLVAVEFAESDESVTVRESFDAESTNSGELQRQGWQAILVRFARHVEAKNVS encoded by the coding sequence ATGCAAATCACAATTGAAGTCAACGTTTCTGCTCCCATTGAAGAAGTGTGGAGTGCGTGGACCTCACCTGCTGACATTCAGCAGTGGAACGCGGCTTCTGAAGAGTGGCATTGCCCAAGTGCAGAGATTGACCTAAACCCAGGTGGAAAGTTCTCTTATCGCATGGAGGCCAAGGACGGCAGCATGGGCATTGATCTCGAAGGCACCTTCACGAAGATAGTACTCAACGAACTCATCGAATTCGCATTGGAAGACCAGCGGCTAGTAGCAGTGGAGTTTGCTGAGAGTGATGAGTCGGTGACTGTTCGTGAGAGCTTCGATGCCGAATCGACAAATTCGGGTGAGCTGCAACGGCAGGGTTGGCAAGCGATCTTGGTCAGATTCGCTCGCCACGTCGAGGCTAAGAATGTCAGCTGA
- the glnT gene encoding type III glutamate--ammonia ligase, producing the protein MSHSSSDLKAELSAKGVRYALASFVDLHGVSKAKAVPLDHLGQMLGGSELFTGAALDGVPQEVSDDEVAAVPDPASLTVLPWKKDVAWLASDLHLGGVPFEACSRNILNRVRAQAAAMGYRFNLGIETEFFVLRQGPDGQIAPYSERDVLDKPAYDVVGLLDNLGWLDELVSAMNDLGWGVYSFDHEDGPGQFEIDFNYADVLTMADRLTFFRLMAKEIVRPHGLVASFMPKPFSDRTGSGAHYNMSLADLSSGENLFVCPSGAPASVSGLARQFIAGVLRHAPAICAVIAPTVNSYKRLVAQGSMSGFTWAPVFICYGNNNRTNMLRIPSPGGRVECRAADSAANPYLGGAIILAAGLEGIREGLDPGPANLVNAYTLSPEQLAERGINLLPRTLGEAIEAFAADPLSRSVFGDAMFESFVTYKREEWESYHGAVSEWERKRYLEFF; encoded by the coding sequence ATGAGTCATTCCAGCTCCGATCTCAAGGCCGAGCTCTCGGCCAAGGGCGTGCGCTACGCCCTCGCCTCCTTCGTGGATCTGCACGGCGTCAGCAAGGCCAAGGCCGTGCCGTTGGACCACCTGGGCCAGATGCTGGGCGGCTCTGAGCTGTTCACCGGCGCCGCCCTCGATGGCGTGCCCCAGGAGGTCAGCGATGACGAGGTGGCCGCCGTGCCCGACCCCGCCAGCCTCACGGTGCTGCCCTGGAAAAAAGATGTGGCCTGGCTGGCCAGCGACCTGCATCTAGGCGGCGTCCCGTTCGAGGCCTGCAGTCGCAACATCCTCAACCGCGTCCGCGCCCAGGCCGCCGCCATGGGTTACCGCTTCAACCTCGGGATCGAAACCGAGTTCTTCGTGCTGCGCCAGGGCCCCGATGGCCAGATCGCTCCCTACAGCGAGCGCGATGTGCTCGACAAGCCCGCCTACGACGTGGTCGGTCTGCTCGACAACCTCGGCTGGCTCGATGAGCTGGTGAGCGCCATGAACGACCTTGGCTGGGGTGTCTACTCCTTCGATCACGAGGATGGCCCCGGCCAGTTCGAGATCGACTTCAACTACGCCGACGTGCTCACCATGGCCGACCGGCTCACCTTCTTCCGGCTGATGGCCAAGGAGATCGTGCGCCCCCATGGGTTGGTGGCCTCGTTCATGCCCAAGCCGTTCAGCGACCGCACCGGCAGCGGCGCCCACTACAACATGTCCCTGGCCGACCTGAGCAGCGGCGAGAACCTGTTCGTCTGCCCCTCGGGCGCCCCAGCCAGCGTCAGCGGCCTGGCCAGGCAGTTCATCGCCGGTGTGCTGCGCCATGCCCCGGCGATCTGTGCCGTGATCGCCCCCACGGTCAACAGCTACAAGCGGCTGGTGGCCCAGGGCTCAATGAGCGGCTTCACCTGGGCGCCGGTGTTCATCTGCTACGGCAACAACAACCGCACCAACATGCTGCGCATCCCCTCCCCCGGAGGGCGGGTGGAATGCCGCGCCGCCGACAGCGCCGCCAACCCCTACCTGGGGGGAGCGATAATCCTGGCGGCGGGCCTCGAGGGCATTCGCGAAGGGCTGGATCCAGGCCCCGCCAACCTGGTGAACGCCTACACCTTGAGCCCCGAGCAGCTCGCTGAGCGCGGCATCAACCTGCTGCCGCGCACCCTCGGCGAGGCGATTGAGGCGTTTGCAGCCGATCCACTCTCGAGAAGCGTGTTCGGTGATGCCATGTTCGAGTCGTTTGTGACTTACAAACGTGAGGAATGGGAGTCGTACCACGGCGCCGTTTCCGAATGGGAACGCAAGCGCTATCTCGAGTTTTTTTAA
- a CDS encoding aromatic ring-hydroxylating oxygenase subunit alpha: MAVASTFDGQAFLPAALYHCTEVAEWEQLVYARRFWHPIALVSELPPGAALSRELLGVELVLTHPTGMGPKAFLNQCPHRGVALLAPGASIAACRKLICPYHGWTYAPDGRLLAAAREGEFCAPFRRRDWDLVSVAIERGGPFLWVRLPAHGPEAGEPGPSLADQLDLLLEVGGWSVGEPASAAALPLWGRRQRSLACNWKIAHDNTLDDYHVAIAHPTTLHRLQGPVSAYRHVFGRWCNLLATPVPGAGEAPGEFLTFSVPPWNHVLLWPDGTTALIGFHHEALDRCRMELTLAGQPEGSAGAEAQLNEMAAFLEEDRALVESAQRAYGSPGFRPGPAHGLEGRILHHQAHYRDQLGRSDLVQAATAG, from the coding sequence ATGGCTGTTGCCTCGACGTTCGATGGGCAAGCCTTTCTGCCCGCCGCGCTCTACCACTGCACCGAAGTCGCCGAGTGGGAGCAGCTCGTCTACGCGCGCCGCTTCTGGCATCCGATCGCCCTGGTGTCGGAGTTGCCGCCGGGGGCGGCGCTCAGCCGGGAGCTGCTGGGGGTTGAGCTTGTTCTCACCCACCCGACTGGGATGGGGCCGAAGGCGTTCCTGAACCAGTGCCCGCACCGGGGCGTGGCCCTGCTGGCGCCAGGGGCCTCGATCGCTGCCTGCCGCAAGCTGATCTGCCCCTACCACGGCTGGACCTACGCCCCCGATGGCCGCCTGCTGGCGGCGGCCCGGGAAGGTGAGTTCTGCGCGCCGTTCAGGCGCCGTGACTGGGACCTGGTGAGTGTGGCGATCGAGCGCGGCGGACCCTTTCTGTGGGTGCGCCTGCCTGCCCACGGCCCAGAGGCCGGTGAGCCAGGCCCATCCCTGGCCGACCAGCTGGATCTGCTACTGGAGGTTGGCGGCTGGAGCGTCGGTGAGCCAGCTTCCGCAGCTGCGCTGCCCCTCTGGGGCCGGCGCCAGCGCAGCCTGGCCTGCAACTGGAAGATCGCCCACGACAACACCCTCGACGACTACCACGTCGCCATCGCCCATCCCACCACGCTGCACCGACTTCAGGGGCCCGTGAGCGCCTACCGGCACGTGTTCGGCCGCTGGTGCAACCTGCTGGCCACACCGGTGCCGGGCGCGGGCGAGGCGCCAGGGGAGTTCCTCACCTTTTCGGTGCCCCCCTGGAACCATGTGCTGCTCTGGCCCGATGGCACCACGGCCCTGATCGGCTTTCACCACGAAGCACTCGATCGCTGCCGGATGGAGTTGACCCTGGCCGGGCAGCCAGAGGGATCAGCCGGGGCCGAAGCGCAGCTCAATGAAATGGCGGCCTTCCTGGAAGAAGACCGTGCCTTGGTGGAATCAGCCCAGCGGGCCTATGGGAGCCCGGGGTTCAGACCCGGTCCGGCCCATGGGCTTGAGGGACGCATCCTGCACCACCAAGCCCACTACCGCGACCAACTGGGGCGCTCGGACCTGGTTCAGGCCGCGACGGCGGGCTGA
- the speB gene encoding agmatinase, with protein sequence MTEISGPEGAFERPRLSQGAEALEKEARLPLTGWQQEVDQGLRYGLEAAESIVDRRISTFSRGELPHYAGINTFMKAPYIEDVHRVGEFDVAIVGVPHDCGTTYRPGTRFGPQGIRRISALYTPYNYEMGVDLRESIKLCDVGDIFTIPANNEKSFDQISKGVAHVFASGAFPIILGGDHSIGFPTVRGVCRHLGDKKVGIIHFDRHVDTQEIDLDERMHTCPWFHATNMANAPAKNLVQLGIGGWQVPREGVKVCRERGTNVLTVTDICDMGLEAAAQFAIDRATDGTDCVWISFDIDCIDAGFVPGTGWPEPGGLLPREALKLLELIVRNVPVCGIEVVEVSPPYDVSDITSLMATRVICDVMAHLVVSGQLPRKEKPAWLHETCNMQVDQKWR encoded by the coding sequence ATGACAGAGATTTCAGGTCCCGAAGGGGCCTTTGAGCGCCCCCGTCTGAGCCAGGGCGCCGAAGCGCTCGAAAAGGAAGCCCGCCTGCCGCTCACGGGCTGGCAACAGGAGGTGGATCAGGGCCTGCGCTACGGGCTGGAGGCGGCCGAAAGCATCGTCGATCGGCGCATCTCCACCTTTTCGCGCGGTGAGCTGCCCCACTACGCGGGCATCAACACCTTCATGAAGGCGCCCTACATCGAAGATGTCCACCGGGTCGGCGAGTTCGACGTGGCGATCGTCGGGGTGCCCCACGACTGCGGCACCACCTACCGGCCTGGCACACGCTTCGGGCCCCAGGGCATCCGCCGCATCTCCGCCCTCTACACCCCCTACAACTACGAGATGGGGGTCGACCTGCGTGAGTCGATCAAGCTCTGCGATGTCGGCGACATCTTCACGATCCCCGCCAACAACGAGAAGTCGTTCGATCAGATCTCCAAGGGCGTCGCCCACGTCTTCGCCAGTGGCGCCTTCCCGATCATCCTCGGCGGCGACCACTCGATCGGCTTCCCCACCGTGCGCGGGGTCTGCCGTCACCTGGGCGACAAAAAGGTGGGGATCATCCACTTCGATCGCCACGTCGACACCCAGGAGATCGACCTCGACGAGCGCATGCACACCTGCCCCTGGTTCCATGCCACCAACATGGCCAACGCCCCGGCCAAAAATCTGGTGCAGCTGGGCATCGGCGGCTGGCAGGTGCCCCGGGAGGGGGTGAAGGTCTGCCGGGAGCGGGGCACCAATGTGCTAACCGTCACCGACATCTGCGACATGGGCCTCGAGGCGGCCGCCCAGTTCGCGATCGATCGCGCCACCGATGGCACCGACTGCGTCTGGATCTCCTTCGACATCGACTGCATCGACGCCGGCTTCGTACCCGGCACCGGCTGGCCCGAGCCCGGCGGCCTGCTGCCGCGCGAGGCGCTCAAGCTGCTGGAGCTGATCGTGCGCAACGTGCCCGTCTGCGGCATTGAGGTGGTGGAGGTGTCGCCTCCCTACGACGTCAGCGACATTACCTCGCTGATGGCCACCCGCGTGATCTGCGATGTGATGGCCCATCTGGTGGTGAGCGGCCAGCTGCCGCGCAAGGAGAAGCCCGCATGGCTGCATGAGACCTGCAACATGCAGGTCGATCAGAAGTGGAGATGA
- a CDS encoding hydrogenase maturation nickel metallochaperone HypA yields the protein MHEVDMTKCLLLSLNEWKAQHQPNEPEVSVVHLEVGTFTCVEPDALVFTFGAAVQGSWLAGSELRIETVPLRARCVRCESLYTPEQENAYRSPCCDHPMEEIVSGRELRIRSIDYVFSNQALPVLSP from the coding sequence ATGCACGAAGTCGACATGACCAAGTGCCTGCTGCTCTCCCTCAATGAGTGGAAAGCCCAGCACCAGCCCAACGAGCCTGAAGTGAGCGTGGTGCACCTGGAGGTGGGCACCTTCACCTGCGTCGAACCCGATGCCTTGGTGTTCACCTTTGGGGCGGCGGTGCAGGGGAGCTGGCTGGCTGGCAGCGAGCTGCGCATCGAAACCGTGCCCTTGCGCGCCCGTTGTGTGCGCTGCGAGTCGCTCTACACCCCCGAGCAAGAGAACGCCTATCGCTCCCCCTGCTGCGATCACCCGATGGAGGAGATCGTCTCTGGGCGTGAATTGCGCATCCGCTCCATTGACTACGTCTTCAGCAATCAAGCCCTCCCTGTTCTCTCGCCCTGA
- a CDS encoding aminotransferase class I/II-fold pyridoxal phosphate-dependent enzyme: MSVSPARRMAAVQSPVIPVLGALIRATPGTLSLGQGMVSWGPPPQVRQAVAAALAGSGPDEASRELPDPALDGYGPVAGDAALLGRLGRQLREEDGFDLEASELLVTAGSNMAFNALMQVLLDPGDEVLLPVPWYFNHEMAVRLAGGVPVSVSVPGAELDPERLAAQISPRTRAIVTVSPNNPSGAVVPRPVLEAINHLCASRGLVHLHDEAYHLFTYGGAVHWSPGRAPGSGEHTVTLRSFSKAYGMAGWRLGHALVPRPLLADLAKIQDTVLISPPRLTQVAALAALEAGSAWCRPRIEALEERRQRVLAALDVPGAPWRLLVRPEGAFYALLELDTPLTADVVMERLVREHRVALVSGSSFGLTGCALRLSYGVLEGAELEEALERLVGGLHHLAGVSSN; this comes from the coding sequence ATGAGCGTCTCTCCGGCCCGGCGGATGGCTGCGGTGCAGAGCCCCGTGATTCCTGTGCTGGGGGCGCTGATCCGAGCCACCCCCGGCACGTTGTCGCTGGGGCAGGGGATGGTGAGCTGGGGCCCGCCCCCCCAGGTGCGCCAGGCGGTGGCGGCGGCGCTGGCGGGCTCCGGCCCTGATGAGGCCTCCAGGGAGCTCCCCGATCCAGCTCTTGATGGCTACGGGCCCGTGGCGGGCGACGCAGCTTTGCTGGGTCGGCTCGGCCGCCAGCTGCGGGAGGAGGACGGCTTTGATCTGGAGGCGAGCGAACTGCTGGTGACCGCCGGCAGCAACATGGCCTTCAACGCCCTGATGCAGGTGCTGCTGGACCCGGGCGACGAAGTGTTGCTGCCCGTGCCCTGGTACTTCAACCATGAGATGGCGGTGCGCCTGGCGGGGGGCGTGCCGGTGTCTGTGAGCGTCCCGGGCGCTGAGCTGGATCCCGAGCGGCTGGCGGCGCAGATCAGCCCGCGCACCCGGGCGATCGTCACCGTTTCCCCCAACAACCCCAGCGGCGCGGTGGTGCCGCGGCCGGTGCTGGAGGCGATCAACCATCTCTGCGCCAGCCGCGGCCTGGTGCACCTGCACGATGAGGCCTACCACCTGTTCACCTATGGGGGCGCCGTCCACTGGAGTCCCGGCCGTGCCCCCGGCAGCGGCGAGCACACGGTCACCCTGCGCTCGTTCTCGAAGGCCTATGGCATGGCCGGTTGGCGCCTGGGCCATGCGCTGGTGCCCCGGCCGCTGCTGGCGGATCTGGCCAAGATCCAAGACACCGTGCTGATCAGCCCGCCCCGGCTCACCCAGGTGGCCGCCCTGGCGGCGCTGGAGGCGGGCTCCGCCTGGTGCCGGCCACGCATCGAGGCGTTGGAGGAGCGGCGGCAGCGGGTGCTGGCGGCCCTCGACGTGCCCGGTGCTCCTTGGCGCCTGCTGGTGCGGCCCGAGGGTGCCTTCTATGCCCTGCTGGAGCTCGACACTCCCCTGACAGCGGACGTGGTGATGGAGCGGCTGGTGCGCGAGCACCGGGTGGCGCTGGTGAGTGGCAGCAGCTTCGGGCTCACGGGCTGTGCCCTGCGGCTCAGCTACGGGGTGCTGGAGGGGGCGGAGCTGGAGGAGGCCCTGGAGCGGCTGGTGGGCGGTCTTCACCACCTGGCGGGCGTGTCTTCGAATTAA
- the hypB gene encoding hydrogenase nickel incorporation protein HypB encodes MHMPLEDTLGINLLAANQHRAEHNREHFDAWRLLCINVMSSPGAGKTSLLERTITALTPRLEMAVLEGDMTTQLDAQRLEAVGVPVVPITTGRACHLDASMVSGGLKLLQQRLDPAALDLLWVENVGNLVCPAEFEVGEHLKVALLSVTEGDDKPLKYPVMFREADCVLITKIDLLPYLPVQVERFVEHVHQVNPRARVFLLSASSGEGLGAWHQWLLEQVAAHVLPFPALVSR; translated from the coding sequence ATGCACATGCCATTGGAAGACACGCTCGGCATCAACCTGCTGGCCGCCAACCAGCACCGGGCCGAGCACAACCGCGAGCACTTCGATGCCTGGCGGCTGCTCTGCATCAATGTGATGAGCAGCCCCGGAGCGGGCAAGACCTCGCTGCTGGAGCGCACGATCACCGCCCTGACCCCGCGCCTGGAGATGGCCGTGCTCGAAGGCGACATGACCACCCAGCTGGATGCCCAGCGGTTGGAGGCGGTGGGCGTGCCCGTGGTGCCGATCACCACCGGCCGCGCCTGCCACCTGGATGCCTCGATGGTGAGCGGCGGCCTCAAGCTGCTGCAGCAGCGCCTCGATCCAGCCGCGTTGGATCTGCTCTGGGTGGAGAACGTCGGCAACCTCGTTTGTCCGGCCGAGTTTGAGGTGGGCGAGCACCTCAAGGTGGCGCTGCTCAGCGTCACCGAGGGCGACGACAAGCCGCTCAAGTACCCGGTGATGTTCCGCGAGGCGGACTGCGTGCTGATCACCAAGATCGACCTGCTCCCTTACCTGCCGGTTCAGGTGGAGCGGTTTGTGGAGCACGTGCATCAGGTGAACCCGCGGGCCCGCGTGTTCCTGCTCTCGGCCAGTAGCGGCGAAGGCCTCGGCGCCTGGCACCAGTGGCTGCTGGAGCAGGTGGCCGCTCACGTTTTGCCCTTCCCCGCCCTGGTGTCCCGATGA
- a CDS encoding ABC transporter substrate-binding protein, which produces MKRSSFARSSSRTRLVASALVTALSAGLLVGCQKPVTQSTPVKIGYSAWPGWFPWKVTEDKKLFEAQGVPVAMQWFDGYLDSINALNAGQLDCNSQTLNDTISSIAGGADLQVVLQNDFSTGNDQIIAAKEITTVAGLKGKKVAAEEGTVDHFLLLKVLKDGGLSAKDISFVPLETGAAAAAFAAGKIDAAGVYAPFTTQALKRPGSKALSTSKDHPGAISDLLVCRTEFVAKNPEKIQKIVNAWFATLKTIKDDPAGTLPILVERSGVSEAEFKAYDAGTTIQTLEENRTNFKPGTTMTSLPFAAEELSAFLVETGLAKTKPDLSKLLNSTFVDAAK; this is translated from the coding sequence ATGAAGCGCTCCTCGTTCGCCCGCAGCTCCTCCCGCACACGCCTGGTCGCCTCAGCGCTGGTCACGGCCCTCTCCGCCGGCCTGTTGGTGGGTTGCCAGAAACCCGTCACCCAGAGCACACCCGTGAAGATCGGCTACAGCGCCTGGCCCGGTTGGTTCCCCTGGAAGGTCACCGAAGACAAGAAACTCTTCGAGGCCCAGGGCGTTCCCGTTGCCATGCAATGGTTCGATGGCTACCTCGATTCGATCAACGCCCTCAACGCCGGCCAGCTTGACTGCAACAGCCAAACGCTGAACGACACGATCAGTTCGATCGCTGGCGGCGCCGATCTGCAGGTCGTGCTCCAGAACGACTTCTCCACCGGCAACGACCAGATCATCGCCGCCAAGGAGATCACCACCGTGGCCGGCCTCAAGGGCAAGAAGGTGGCCGCTGAAGAAGGCACCGTCGATCACTTCCTGCTCCTGAAGGTTCTCAAGGACGGTGGCCTTTCCGCCAAAGACATCAGCTTCGTTCCCTTGGAGACCGGCGCCGCCGCCGCCGCCTTCGCCGCCGGCAAGATCGATGCGGCCGGTGTCTACGCCCCCTTCACCACCCAGGCGCTCAAGCGCCCCGGCAGCAAGGCACTCAGCACCTCCAAGGACCACCCCGGCGCCATCAGCGACCTCTTGGTCTGTCGCACGGAGTTCGTCGCCAAGAACCCCGAGAAGATCCAGAAAATCGTCAATGCCTGGTTCGCCACCCTCAAGACCATCAAGGACGACCCCGCCGGCACCCTGCCGATCCTTGTGGAACGCTCCGGTGTGAGCGAGGCCGAATTCAAGGCCTACGACGCCGGCACCACGATCCAGACCCTTGAGGAGAACCGCACCAACTTCAAGCCCGGCACCACCATGACCTCCCTGCCGTTCGCCGCCGAAGAACTCAGTGCCTTCCTGGTGGAAACAGGCCTGGCCAAAACCAAGCCTGACCTGAGCAAGTTGCTGAATTCCACCTTCGTGGACGCCGCCAAGTGA
- a CDS encoding ABC transporter ATP-binding protein, whose protein sequence is MHLSVSGVSKTFGSGTKAKHVLEDINLELDSGEFVALVGSSGLGKSTVMRLVAGLELPSCGTITVDGQPVKGPGSDRGMVFQKYSLYPWLSAAENVAFGMQLQGRPKREVNERTAYFLEVVGLSDAGRRLPRELSGGMQQRVAIARALAADPKVLLLDEPFGALDLQIRETMQEFLYQLWERTGLTALLITHDVEEALLLAQRVHIMAPRPGRIVRTVEGKLDRRDLSFLRLSAPFLELREELANYLRVLDSTMG, encoded by the coding sequence ATGCACCTCTCGGTATCCGGCGTCAGCAAGACCTTCGGCAGCGGCACCAAGGCCAAACATGTGCTCGAGGACATCAACCTGGAGCTCGACTCGGGCGAGTTCGTCGCCCTGGTGGGCAGTTCAGGTTTAGGCAAATCCACGGTGATGCGCCTGGTGGCCGGCCTGGAGCTTCCAAGCTGCGGCACGATCACCGTGGACGGCCAGCCGGTGAAGGGCCCGGGTTCCGACCGGGGCATGGTGTTCCAGAAGTACAGCCTGTACCCCTGGCTGAGCGCCGCCGAAAACGTGGCCTTCGGCATGCAACTCCAGGGCCGCCCCAAGCGGGAGGTGAACGAGCGCACCGCCTACTTCCTGGAGGTGGTGGGGCTTTCCGATGCCGGTCGGCGCCTGCCCCGGGAGCTCTCCGGCGGCATGCAACAGCGGGTGGCGATCGCCCGCGCCCTGGCCGCCGACCCGAAGGTGCTGCTGCTGGATGAGCCGTTCGGCGCCCTGGATCTTCAGATCCGCGAGACGATGCAGGAGTTCCTCTACCAACTCTGGGAACGCACCGGCCTGACGGCGCTGCTAATCACCCACGACGTGGAGGAGGCGTTGCTGCTCGCCCAGCGCGTGCACATCATGGCGCCGCGGCCCGGACGGATCGTGCGCACGGTGGAAGGGAAGCTGGATCGCCGGGATCTCTCCTTCCTGCGTCTCTCGGCGCCGTTTCTGGAACTGCGGGAAGAACTGGCCAACTACCTGCGGGTTCTTGACAGCACCATGGGCTGA